tatgtgagattaccatttttcactaaaaaaagacggagtcccgaaagatgacacatgacataaaatatagttttacattttaatattactaattttcaaaaattataaataatatgtaaacatacaacataaaaaatggaaaaactacattaaacatatgtaaaattaccatttttcacttaaaaaaagacggcttatctccataatataacattaccgttttataaaaaaacaacaaaaaacattatatataatttcgaaaataataatatatgtaaacatacaacataaaaaatagaaatactacattaaacatatgtaagattaccattttacatttttatttttaaaaaataatatgtaaacatacaacataaaaaatagaaaaactacattaaacatatgtaagattaccattttcactaaaaaaagacggcttatctccataatgtaacaatactattttgtaaaaaaaaacattatatataatttcgaaaataataaataatatgtaaacatacaacataaaaaatggaaatactacattaaacatatgtaagattaccattttacatttaaaaataacaataatatgtaaacatacaacgtaaaaaaaatggaaaaactacgtgtaatattatcatttttcacttaaaaaaactGCTTATCCTCCGATCCTGGCCAACTCGTCCGTCTAACCAGCTCCTCCGCGCAGATTCCGCACCTGTCAATCTACGCCGCAATCCGGAACCTGAACCGAAGCAATCCAAAGCCGAGCCAGATGTCGTACGGATTTCTCTCCCTGGCGCCGAGAGCAGCATCGTCGTCTACTTCACCAGCCTCCGCGGGGTTCGTACTACGTTAGAAGAATGCCGAGCCGTCACAGCGATCCTCCTTAGCTGACGAGCGAGATCTCTCGATGGACGCGTCATTCGCGGCGGAGCTGGAGCGGATCTTCGACGGCGACAAGAAGGATCTCCAGAGCAAGACGAAGGCGCCGAAGCTGCCGCGCGTGTTTATCGGCGGACGGTACTCGGAGGAGGTGAAACAGCTTCACGAGATCGGAGAGCTGAAGAAGCTCGTGCAAGAGTTGCCGAGGATTGAGCCACGTGTGTGTGAGATGTGCGGCGGTCACAGGTTCGTGCCGTGCAACGTGTGTCACGGTAGCCATAAGGTGCATACGGAGAAGCTAGGGTTCAGAACATGCTCGACTTGCAATGAGAACGGGCTCGTTAGGTGTTCCTCTTGTTTGTTCGTTTCCGCATCTCACGCATTTTTTGttcttaaaagttttttttgttctaattcTACTCGATAAAGtggaaataattaaaaatatactatatgtttttattatatttcagAAGTTTCCGATCTGTAGAAAAAAAGTAGGAGTTATTCATGAGAGTGGTTCTTCATGCAGTTGAAGGTTGTTATTGGTGATGATTCATATCACATGCAAACCTTTAAATggctcaattttttttttttttttgcaaattgcaacaataaaatatatttcggtaattcatttattatttaaatacgAATATTATTTTTCCAGAACCTCCGTATGAAATATGGTTGCTCTTATAGAATAGTTCGTAATGTTGTAGAATATGCCCAATTGACGTATATGTTTACCATGCTTCAAAAGCATATCACTTCTATATTCGAATTCAGCGCAACGTCTGGCTTAAACAAATCAGAAAAATAGCATGCATCATAAACGTGTAATGGATTACAGACATCTCATAACACTTTCACCATCGACCTACAGAAACCAAATTTTAAGGACATACGTATATAAGAATGTAAAAAACCTTGAGCTACAAGTCTCCAGGCTGAACCACGCCAAACCAAATTAAAGCGAGTCTCTGGGAGGCTGAGGATCAGGCAAGCCCTGGATAATGCCACAACGGAGACCGTTTGCTGGAAAGCTGTACTCATCCCTCTGGGATAGTCTGGCGGGCCGACATTAACATAAAGCTGTTGACCTAAGTAACGTTTCTCGAGAATCTCAGACCGAATATTCCACATGCCACAGTTGTCGAAAGTCAATAAGATGGCTCCCCAACATTTGGGATAAACTTGGATTGTGTGTCGGTATACTGCGTCTAATAGATTATAGTTCTTCCTCTTCGCCGGCGTCCACTTCCCTGGCTCAACCCTACACACACACATTAGTCCTCTTTGAACCAAATGTTCTTACCAAAACTAATTAACTTGCAAATGTTAGTCCAAATTCGCTACGTTTTCTCTAGTcctttgttattttatcatatcatatactgAAACAGAttctaaaatatgaaatttctgcagaatataaatatatgtgcgTGTGTGTGTTctttaacataaattataatttctGTCATATTCTATATTAGAAGCAATAAGAATGATACAGTTTTATATGTCATATTCTATATTAGAAGCAAGAAGAATGATAGTCgtattttacccaaaaaaaatgatatatagtCGTACACGTGTTACTTGcggtttatattttaaaatgatgaaTATTGTgtaaatttagatatatatatatatatatatatgatcatgtACTTAAATCTGTATATACTATCTGAAGTTTtacctaatattttttttttttttttttttaagttttaccTAATATGcatttgataaaaaaacattttcaaaattgtgtgtgtgtgtgtgtgcgcgCGCGGGAGAGATAGTAGATATATATACTTACGCGACAGCAAAGAAAGAGTATCCATCAAGATGCCAAGACTGTGTAGTCCTTTCCTGATTTTCGAACACAATCTCCACGAATGAACGGTGCTCGATTTTCAAAACGTTTGGCTGCACCAAAATATTACTAGTGTCAACCTTGGTCGGCTCGTCCTTAATAGTATCGTACTTGAACACCTTGTCGGCTACACCAAAATACTGAGCCAGCTTAATCGGCGTTTCGGTTTCCACGTGTGACACTCCGCTAAGCGCGTACCTGAGCTTCTTTCCCTCTATTTTCCCTACGGTGTTGACTAGTTTTATTGACCGTGTGATGTTGATTTTACCGTAGTGGTATGAGCCTTGAGGGTTTGGTCTAGCTGCACTTGCGGTTAGGTTCCATCTGAATGATCGGAATTGGTTTAGTGACCAGGCCCAACCCACCGGAGGTTTAGGAAGCTCTGGAGATGCTGCACCTTTGCCTGCACGGCACAGAGATATAATCCAGAAACTTATTAGGGTCTTATATGATCCTATTAGGATTTGAACCATAAATCCAATatttcaacaacaaaaaagtaCAACAAGGTTAATAATAGATATAACACCTACTTCTAGTAGTTTTTTTACTCAGTGAAAATTTCAACAAGATGCCATGGAAGAGATTACTTTCAAATAAACGAATAAATTTTTAATCAGTTATAGTATGATACAAGATACTACTCAGTTATAGTATGATACAAGATACTACTTATATGAACTGTGAATAAACTCAGCTAAAAATCCATTGAAACGTCAGTAACTGTACTTGCTAGATCTTAAAACTGTAAAATGATTTTTAGTTCTTTTATAACTAAAGTAGTAAAGTCGGCCCAAGCTTCTGTTTTACGTTTGTAGCATGGTCAATTATTCTCTCTAGGCAAACTATGTTTGTGTTAATGAGAACATTTAGATGCAACTATTTTATGTAGACACGTAGAGTTTCTAGAATTAAGAGCTTATAACTAGAAGAATGTTTCATTTGATAGTGCCAAGGACCGATTAAATTTAAAGTGCGACATCTAGATTGAGTTCACATAACCTTACCTCCCTCATAGCGGAGAAGAGCTGTGGACGTGAGGACGGTTTTGAGGAACCGTGTGGAGGCCACCATGTAATAGTCTTTAGGTTCTTGATCAGCGGTcacaagaacaccaaaacaCTGACCAACATGAAGATCAAGTGAGTCATATAAGTTTTGCAGAGTGTGAGATCCTTCTAACTCCACAAGCTTTATCTTATGGTTCTGAATCCTAAAATTTAACGCCATCTTCAAACCCACATTGCAAATCCTATATTTGTATGTTTTTCCAGGTTTCATCGTGAAAATCGGTTCACCGGTTCCATCCGGTTTTCCTGCTTTCCCATTGATCAAAACTCCTTCAGGCCGCCCGATTGACCGACCGCTATCAAGATTGTCCTTTAGAGCTACATGTGTTTTAGTGTACCAATCGCCTATAAGAACGGTGTAGTCATCCTCAGGATCAGCATATGGCACAGGAATGAGCGCTCTACTGTTGATTCGGAGGCCACCGAATCCACCGGCCGCACGTTGAAGACCTAAACTTGGGTAGTAGAAGTAACTACCGATCTGGTCCTTAGCTTGGAAATGGTACGTAAAGTTTTTACCCGGCGGGATGGGACATGTTGTTCCCGGCATGCCGTCTTGCCAAGAATTCTTCCTATGTTGCATTCCGCTCCTACATAAAACCGGAAACCTTCGTTAAACATTCTCAAATCTATCTGTAGATACTTTTCTTTTAACCTAGCTTGCTACACaagaaactaatatatatcaatACCTAACTTGTGCaagaaacaatatataaatatgctTTTGCTCACCACGTGAAGAGGAAAGGCTCGTCGAGATTGTTGATGACATTAATGACGATGTTATTGTTGGTAGTTGTGTTAAGATTGGGGCCGGGAAATTTATCGTTGATCATAATAGCTTTCTGAGGAATTCCGAGGGGTGAAATCGTGCCATACGTTACTTTCCACGTAAAAAATAAGTAAGGATCCTCAGCTTTTATTACTGTCGTTAAAACAGTAAGTAAAAATCCTAGGATCACACTCTTTCTTACCATCGCTCTCTTTAAATTCTTTTTAATGGTACAAGCTTGAAGAAATTAACTCTACTTTTCTTTAAAAGGAGACTACTTCTCGTTTACTGCGGGTCTTTTATATCGAGATTCTTaacgtaatataagatacgatctcttagcttttaactaaaaaagctaagagacgtctcttaaataagtGATATAAGAGCATGGTTATCGCCATATCTTAAGCCCATTTCTTAGCTATTATGGAtcgaaataaaaatgaaaaatactgAAAACGTTTGCAAATGGGCCATCTCATTTCTTAGTTAAGAAGTTCTCGGGCTCATCCTTCAGGGGCAGGTGTCACATGTTAGTTGGGTCTAGGGTTTGTGTACGGGAAAGGagtgtctctctctctcgttcttctcatttcttcttctctcgAATTCTCTCGACGCCGACTAGATGGCAAAATCGAAATCCCAATCgttcttctcattcttcttcCGTCATCCCAAAAGTTCGCCGGCGATTTCATGCCCAAatccaaaacatttcttatgttttctattttaatgttatatgttttattttaaacacaaataacttactataaaaaaaataaattttttatttaactaagaACCAACAAAAGTATCTACCAATAATCTCCACTTTTACGCAAGTATCTTAACTTCATCTCTTAAtctacatatattaataaactaTCCTAAGAAACTTCATCTTGGTCCTAGCAATAAGGATGctctaagagacgtctcttagcttttttagttaaaagctaatagaccgtatcttatattacgctaagaaCCCCAACCTAAAAGACatacaataaacatgctctaagttTGTGAAGGGCAGTGTGTTCTCTAGTTTACAACAAAGATTTGTGTTCTCtcatttgacaaaaaaacatatggttaactaatctaaatttaaaacatcaactctaaaccatgaaacatcaactctaaaccctaaaccttcaaatctaaaccctaaaacatcaactgtaaaccctaaacgtaaaccctaaaccctaaaccctaaatttaaacttaaaaaatcaattctaaaccctaaatcatcaactctaaaccctaaaccccgaaacatcaactctaaaccctaaaccttcaaatctaaaccctaaaagatcaactctaaaccctaaacgtaaaccctaaacccaaccctaaatctaaacttaaaacatcaactctaaaccctaaatcatcaactctaaaccctaaaccatgaaacatcaactctaaaccctaaaccccgaaacatcaattctaaaccctaaaccctaaaccttcaaatctaaaccctaaaacatcaactctaaaccctaaacgtaaaccctaaaccctatatttttctgaaattcgaaccctaaaccctaaaaccttaaaccttcaaatctagaccctaaaacatcaactctaaaccctaaacgtaaccccaaaaccctaaaccataaaccttcaaatctaaaccctaaaacatcaactctagggttttagggtttagagtttaggatttagggtttagagttgatgttttagggtttagggttaatttttgagggtttaggttttagagtttaatttttagggtttagtgttgatgttttagggtttagatttgaagtttagggtttagggtttagagttagatGTTTTAGGgcttagagttgaaggtttaggttttagggtttagagctgatgtttcggggtttagagctgatgtttcggggtttagagttcgtatttcaaaaaaaatatagggtttaggattgatggtttagggtttagagttgagttttagggtttagggttcgaattttgaaatagtataattcgaaaaaaattaaaaatataatttttctttttaaatattttttatatatttaaatatttatttattatatatatgaagaacaaggatataagagtcttttgccatttaatgaagaatgtatttttgaaaatgtccattTAGTGATGGTTAATATGAAAAGTGGTAgtatgaaagtggtaaacataaaattttcccATGTTaaaattacatcaaatttggtgttttggtgttatattttttttatcatttccaACTATAACACCAAATATTACacaaaagtaatattatatattatttaatattttcatttttaataatttttatattttattatttgtaactaataaatatttttgcaatttatatttttaaaatttatttacatttatatttttcggtttaaaaatattataccttttatgtatttattcatataaatattataataaaaatttaaaactattaattatgaaaaacacataacaaaatatctatactattaaaaaaaagcaTTCTTAAAAATCTACTTTAAAATGTTGTTAAACCTATTTATTAGAAAGTtaacaaattaaagaaaatatacatatacGTGACTATTAATATGCAGTTATTAATATTAAAGTCACTGTTGTTTTATCCTATTTTTGTGGAAAATTGTACCTAACTTATACTTCtatctaattaaatataattataatttattttatttttactaagcCCATCTATCTAACCAGATATATGTGATTTACGACATATGTTCATggaattttttaactttttactaaacttattttgtaataaaaatctaccaaacaaataTAAAAGCTTGGTATATCACATGTTATGACATTTTGTTGCAATTAAGATAATCAAATTGATCGAAACAgtataatataaaactataaaccatTTTGTCTATGTCATGAAAATTAGCCAACATTGGTCAAAGCATTTATAATCTTTATAGCAGAATCTTCATAAAAGTTATACTATATTATATGTGCTATATTAATAAAGTTACACACCGTAACATTTACATGATTCTTACGCTAtcaaatatgttatattaaatgattaatgaaattattttcCTATGATTTTGGTACATTAGATTTTTTGTAATTcttttttaatagagaagatttcTAGTATcacataaaacaaaacaattttcacatttttagGAGATTATTGGTAACTGATCTCAGTGCTTTCTACAACTTCAATTTACAAATCAtgctttaaataaataattaaaagttataaaagtTAAATTAGAACATATAGCAATAGAAATTACAGCTACAGCAACAATTACAACACAAAAATTTATAGCCTCTTTCtagataaagaaaaaataaagtcaCATTCTACCAATCAAACTCTTAATCTTTTATATTCTTAGATTGGGTGCAATGAGTTATCTAATGTTTGGATGGCCTGAAACTCTAAATGGTACATGCCCATATGTAAATTTAGACATACTATGAACCAAAAAGATCTATGATACAACACAACAATTAAAAATGTGCAATAGAAGATGTTGTGAAAACAACTGAATTCTAAAAATGATggaattttattattcaaaattatataattcaaaaaGTAGTAAATTTAAACATCATGTGTGTTTAATAACATATCTCTCTATGTATGAATTTCTTGAAACATCTCTTTAGTCGCCATCCTGTAAATCCATTACCACCAAAACTCATTTAGACATGCATACATACATACTCACACATTACGTATATACATATGATACATGAATTATACATACCGAGGGAGTACATGTGTTTTATGACATTTGATACCAACACAATCATGAATGCATTTTTCAACTCcctcaaaaaaatatttggcaCGAGTGAATGCACCTTTCATAACAAGCTTCATATGATTCACTCATTGCTGGTAATGGCATCAACGCCAATGCAATGAACATAATCATCAACATGCACATGCACTTCTTCtccatcttttattttttagtctTGTGTATCTTCTATGTTTGTCTCTTTTTGATATCTCTAGTTACTATGAACAATCCCTATTTATAgctttataacttttttattgttGGAAACATTTTTTAGATTTGACTGTATGTAAATATTGTTCAACGGAAATTAAATTGGTTGGATTTTggtcttgataaaaaaaatctctttacATTTTGGAAGAGTAACATTTAGTATTTAATTTTATCTACATACATGCCATGCTTAGGTGTCAATCTCACAATGATTCTCAACCTAAATAACTAGTTTCTCTTTCTTTACtacaatatttacaaaatatgtcaCTACCATTCAACCTACTATTGTCTTCCCCATgtacattaaaattaaatattaaacatttaaattttacaagATTTTCTAATAAACCCAACATTGCGCACGTTACAAACACGTAAACTTCATATTTCCCATACATACTCGTCCTCTTTCACATGCAGTTAAAGCAACATATCCATATGAGATTATAAAAAGAGCACCTATCTAAACCGTAGATAGACTTAAATATGGGTATATAAGAAACTattgtaaacatttttttacataCTATGTGCAACGATATCAGAACCTGCCGAGACCACAGAAGACCATTAAACCATTTTATGTAAACACATAAACTCAATGGAAaattatattgataaaatttaGACAAAAATGCAGTAAATGTCACATTCATAAATTTGAAAAACGGTTATCACAAACCGAATTGTAATGTGAACAATGTGGTTAACCGTTAAACATACCGAATAGAAATTGGTTTACTATTTGATACAGATGTATGCAAgaaaggtaaaaataaatatagccTAATACTGTGTATTCATCCCGTTAATACAGTGTAAGCCGTCATCTTTTATTTtaggaaaacatatatatagtattaacTATATGAAATACTTCAACTGAACGATAATCTTTATATATGGCAATGATATTAGGGTGATTCCTAAATATATTTCATACCTTTACAATGCTTTAAAGTCAAGAACGAATGTATGACTAGGATTAATTTGTAAtgctttataaaaatattaattgtttgAGTGATTGACAAGCTAAATATATGCCAATAATTGGCAAATCTTAGGCATATATTCTCGGAGTATGTTCTTCAACCTATATAAGACAAGGTTAGAACCCAAAAATTGTGGGAGAAGCTAATTCACTTGATAGACTGTCGGAGGAGATGATGGTTGATGTCGATGAAGAAGCAACAGCAAGGAAACACAAATTGTTAATAGAAGAATCATCTGGGTAAGATTTGATTAGAAGATTCTGGAAACGTCAAACATGTTGAATTTTTACGttgtaaaccctaatccattttTCTTAATCACATAGACAAGATGagtagttttattttgttttgcttgCTGATAGATTAGAACTAAGAAATTGGATATTTTTTTCGTTCTCAATTGTTTAGAGCCAATAACATGTCGTCGACGATAAACCCATCAATTATTAGGCCTACAAAGATTAACCAACAAGCATGGTCCATGTCAAATAAATCAtgtccaaatatttttttgtgtctcAATACGGCCATGTAAATTGAATAATCCAACATATTGtgaatatttaaaaactattacGTGTGAGATTGTACATTACATATTGGTTCAATTTTTCAATATTACAAGATGTATTCATATGGTTTTACGTTACACaactctaaaaatatttaaatattactaaCTAATGAGCAATCCAATTTATACACAATATATGcaaaaatttacaatttattatTGATACCATATCCTCACCCTGCGATGCGCGGAAAAGTGTGTTGATAGTCGACTTTTGATTATAAGTTTCAATGTTTTTGTTCGGAATGGAAGCATTGTATTTTCCAAAATGTTTGGAAAATTAGTGAATATCGAGTTTATGcaattgtttaaaaacaaaaagagtagCTAAGTAATCATAAATAATGTCAGAAAGAGATCAAGTCTTTTGAAGATCAGAAGCTGCGTTGTGGACCATAAGAAAGAAATAGCCTGAAATTGGTTAAGAATAAGTTAGCTAACTTAAATTTAAGTAAATACCAAGCTAtggttatttatataaaaagattCATACCTAGCATAGCTGGGTAAAAACCATGTGTAAGTCCACGTGAGAGGGCCACATAAAGTTGACCATGAGCGAAGACCGGTTTAGGCAGATATAAGATGATCTCTTTTAAACTTTGGCTTGACTTTTGTTGATTGTCATTGCATAACACAATCTGATAGGAAATTGCCGCCGACGTAATGTGAACGATAGTTTTGTTTCATCATACAAAAGAACAATCCTTGGGATCAAGACTTCCTCTCCAATGTGTGAGCCAGTGATAATTTCGGCGTTGAGCACGCGGTCACCAATGTGGGTTAGGATCATACGGGTGCCATTGCAtaatcccttttttttttatttatgtttcgcAGAAGAAAAACTGGGGCACCAACTTTCAGAGTTAGTTTGTGCGAAGGCAACCCTGAGAATTCCAATGAATTGAGATACTCAACGGCGTATAATGTATCATTTTGATCTGATTTAGTGTCTGATATCTCAAAGCTGTTTGAGCTGAAGTAATCTCTTGACACCCCGTCGGTCTGTGAGATGGTATAAGCATTGATTTCCTCGACGGTTTCATTACATGGTGTGAGTATAGCTTTATCAGTGTAGGAGGTCTGGGAATTTGTATGTTTGTTGACTTCTCCATATGCGGCATCAACAACTTCTTTTAATGGGTCAACATAACTCTGACGAATCAATGATTTATCGACAGTTATCATTTGTTTATGGTAGTCTTCACACTCATATCGCGATTCTAATTGTGGATGACCTTCCCCAACCAGAAGGAGCCAATCGGAGAACTCTTTTTCTTCCTGATTGACtctcatatttgtttttaaagagaACTTGTGGCAACTATCCCATAGGTATGAGTGACTTATTGAAGCTAAGACAATATCAGCTCTGTTACCTTGTGGATTCACTGGTAGTATCTGTCTACAATCACCTCCTAATAGAACTGTCTTGCCGTCAAAAGTCTTATCCTTTGTAGAAGGATTTTTTCTAGACATTATGTCTCTCAACGTTTTGTCGAGGGCCTCAAAAGCATGCTTATGTGTCATAGGTGCTTCGCCCCATATTATAAGATCCGTTTTCTCGATTAGCTCAGCCAGCATTGTTCTTAGTTTGATGTTGCAGAGCTTATCTTCGGTGAGCTTTAAAGGGATATTGAAGCGTGAATGCGCTGTTCTACCGTTAGGTAGCAACAGTGCGGCTATTCCTGAAGAGGCAACCAGCAGAACTATCTGTTTTCTTGATCGAATCCTTGATATAATGGTTTGGTATAGGAATGTTTTCCGTGTGTCACTTGTGCCATATACAAAGAATAGCTTCCCATCCATTTTATCAACTGAGTCTAAGACTGATTCGTAAATCGCACGTTGATCAGCATTAAGTTTGTTGAATTGCATGTCATGtcttagtgtttcctcggcaaTATCGTAATCCAGTTCTTGGTTCCAAAAATTGTTTCCCAGTTCGTTTAGCAAAACATGTTTAATCTTTGGCATCTCTTTAATATCACCCAATGAGCGGTCATGCATGCGCATCAACTTTTCTACTTCGATTAACGTGTATTGCTCAAGGGTATCATCATCCAGCTCCAGATTTGTATGACCTAAAATTCTTTGCCTCTTGTGAAGTATGTCCTCGCTCATTGATCTCCATGAGTTTTCCCGTAGGTTTTTAGGACTCGTAACGAAGCAGTTGTTTTGGAACGTGACAAACATATCGCGGAGTTGGTATGGGGTAGCCCATCTAGCACCCTCTGACATACTCTCATGCCATTCAACATCGTTGTCTAAATAGCCGCGTGCGTAGCAAACTGAATTGAAGTCATGATATTTCACACTGTTGTATGTTTTGAGCTCGTCATAACTTCTAGGAcccttaatcttattaatgaggatCCTTAGATAGTAACGATCACCTGCTGATGGATGAACAGCTACGATTCTCCCAATGGTTTTGCCTTTCTTACGTTCAGTCCACACCTTAGCATTGTTGTTCCATACAAAATATTCTGGTATTTGCACATACGTTAATGTCCGTGCAAACTCTGACCTTCTGCATAAAACCATACATTCAGTGAACATGGTCTTCTTGATATCTGCTTTGCAGATTACACGGCCGAGGTTATCAGTTTTTTTAACCGTGATATTATGTTCGCCTTCTAAGTGAATGATAAGCTTCTCAACTGATGACTTTCTTTTGTGTATGTGGAATACGAAAGTCCACCACATAGACTCACAAGCTGATAAATATCGAGCATCGACGTAGTCTTGGATCTCATTGCGTTGCCTGATGACTCTCTCCTTTGATTCGCCAGAGGCCATGGTGTCACATGTAGGTTCTGTATTTCCTTTCTCAATAACAACTGTTGCTCGGTCAACACACGTGGTTATGTACTTAAATAAGTACTTCACCGCGCTTGTACGATTACACAATTCAACATTAATATGAGCTTCGTATTTTTTTAGAAGCTTAATGTTATGAGGTAC
This genomic stretch from Brassica napus cultivar Da-Ae chromosome C9, Da-Ae, whole genome shotgun sequence harbors:
- the LOC106416902 gene encoding uncharacterized protein LOC106416902; this translates as MASGESKERVIRQRNEIQDYVDARYLSACESMWWTFVFHIHKRKSSVEKLIIHLEGEHNITVKKTDNLGRVICKADIKKTMFTECMVLCRRSEFARTLTYVQIPEYFVWNNNAKVWTERKKGKTIGRIVAVHPSAGDRYYLRILINKIKGPRSYDELKTYNSVKYHDFNSVCYARGYLDNDVEWHESMSEGARWATPYQLRDMFVTFQNNCFVTSPKNLRENSWRSMSEDILHKRQRILGHTNLELDDDTLEQYTLIEVEKLMRMHDRSLGDIKEMPKIKHVLLNELGNNFWNQELDYDIAEETLRHDMQFNKLNADQRAIYESVLDSVDKMDGKLFFVYGTSDTRKTFLYQTIISRIRSRKQIVLLVASSGIAALLLPNGRTAHSRFNIPLKLTEDKLCNIKLRTMLAELIEKTDLIIWGEAPMTHKHAFEALDKTLRDIMSRKNPSTKDKTFDGKTVLLGGDCRQILPVNPQGNRADIVLASISHSYLWDSCHKFSLKTNMRVNQEEKEFSDWLLLVGEGHPQLESRYECEDYHKQMITVDKSLIRQSYVDPLKEVVDAAYGEVNKHTNSQTSYTDKAILTPCNETVEEINAYTISQTDGVSRDYFSSNSFEISDTKSDQNDTLYAVEYLNSLEFSGLPSHKLTLKVGYFFLMVHNAASDLQKT